AGTGCCAAGATGGGATATACCGATGCGGCGGCATTCCAGCAAACGGCGGATATTTCCCAAAAGTTCGGCGTAATTAAAGAACCGGCCAAGGTAGATGAGGCTTACACGAACGAAATTGTAGAAATGGCGGCAAAATAAGAAATTGAACTCATAGTTATAATAGATGACCGCCCGTTTTGGCGGTCATCTATTATAATCAGCAGTCCATCTGTGCATCTGAAATAGAAAGAGGTGCGAGCTATGTCTCTCCTAGTAACGCAGGCTGAAAGAGTTAAAAATTATGTGAATGGAGCTTGGGTAGAATCGTCGTCCGGGCGAGATGAAGAGGTATATAATCCGGCGACAGGTGAAGTGATTGCCTACGTACCGATTTCTAGCAAGGAAGAATTGGATACGGCGGTCGAGGCGGCTGCGGTGGCATTTCAATCGTGGAAAAGGGTCGCTGTGCCGCGTCGTGCCCGCTACTTCTTTCAATATCAACAGCTACTGGTAGCGCATTGGAATGAGCTGGCTGAGCTGATTACGCTAGAGAATGGCAAAAGTCTGGAAGAAGCACAAGGTGAAGTGCAGCGCGGCATTGAGTGTGTGGAATTTGCTGCAGGCATCCCTACGCTGATGATGGGCAGCCAGCTTCCGGACATTGCTACCGGAATTGAATCCGGGATGTATCGCTATCCACTGGGGGTGGTCGGGGGGATTGCTCCGTTTAATTTTCCGATGATGGTCCCTTGCTGGATGTTTCCTCTAGCCATTGCTTGCGGGAATACCTTTGTGCTGAAGCCTTCTGAGCGTACGCCACTATTAGTCAATCGATTGGCAGAGTTATTTGCCGAAGCGGGTTTCCCATCAGGTGTGCTGAATATTGTTCATGGGGCGCATGAGGTTGTAAATGGGCTGCTGGAGCATGATGAGGTGAAGGCAATTTCGTTCGTGGGTTCGCAGCCGGTAGCGGAATATGTATATAAGACAGGGACGGCCCAGGGGAAGCGGGTTCAGGCGTTAGCAGGCGCCAAGAATCATTCGATTGTGCTGCCTGATGCGGAGCTGGACAATGCGGTGAAAAATATAATTGCGGCAGCTTTTGGCTCTGCGGGAGAGCGGTGTATGGCTTGCTCGGTCGTGGTGGTTCATGAGGCTATCGCTGACGAGCTAGTGGGTCGTCTGACGGCTGCTGCGGATGAGCTTGAAATTGGGAATGGCGCCGATGACGGGGTGTTTTTGGGTCCGGTAATTCGCCAGTCGAATAAGGATCGGACCCTTTATTACATTGAGACTGGTGAAGCTGAGGCAGCTAAGCTTGTGAGAGATGGGCGGAAAGATGCTGCTACGGGAGGTGCTGGTTATTTTATCGGACCGACGATATTTGATCATGTACAGCCGGGAATGGCCATCTGGAGGGATGAGATTTTCGCGCCGGTATTGTCAGTGATCCGTGTGAAGAGTCTGAGTGAAGCCATTGCGGTAACCAATCAGTCTCCATTCGCGAATGGGGCGTGCATTTATACAGATAGCGCTAAAGCGATCCGTGAATTCCGAGAAGAAATTGATGCAGGGATGCTGGGTGTGAATCTGGGTGTGCCTGCGCCAATGGCCTTTTTCCCCTTCTCAGGTTATAAGAAATCGTTCTATGGAGATCTGCATGCCAATGGGCGTGATGGGGTGGAGTTCTATACGCGTAAAAAGATGATCACTGCCCGTTATTAGAGAAAATGAGCTACTGAGAGGAGAAAAGGTTATGCAGAGTTTGGGGAATGATAGCGAGCTTGCGGTGAACAAGGATCAGAAGTACTTATGGCACAACATTACACCTTATAGTGAAAAAAATCCGCCTATGATAGCCGCTTCGGCGAGTGGATCATGGGTTACGGATATTCAGGGCAATACATTTTTGGATGGAATGTCTGGTTTGTGGTGCGTAAATGTAGGTTATGGCCGCAAGGAATTAGCGGAAGCGGCATATAACCAACTGCTGACGTTGCCTTATTTCCCCTTGACCCAAAGTCATCTTCCTGCGATTGCGCTGGCGGAGAAGCTGAATGAGTGGCTTGATGATGATTACGTTATTTTCTTCTCCAATAGTGGATCAGAAGCAAATGAGGCTGCCTTCAAAATGGCTCGCCAATACCAGCAGCAAATCGGCCAGCATTATCGCCATAAATTCATTTCCCGTTATCGTGGGTATCATGGCAGTTCGCTTGGTGCGTTGTCCGCAACGGGTCAGGCGCAGCGCAAATATAAATATGAACCGCTGACCGGTGGGTTTCTGCATGTTGCTCCGCCGGACAGCTATCGCCGCCCAGCGGGGATGTCTGTGGAAGAATTCAACCTTCAATGTGCGCAGTCTATTGAGGACACGATGATTTGGGAAGGCGTGGAGACGGTAGCAGCGGTGATCATGGAGCCTGTGATTACGGGTGGTGGGGTCATTGTGCCGCATCAGGTGTATTTGGATCGGGTGCAGGAAATCTGCCGCAAGCACGGTGTGCTGCTTATTATTGATGAGGTGATATGCGGATTTGGACGTTCCGGACGTAAATTCGGACACCACAATTACAATGTGAAGCCTGATATTGTAACGATGGCTAAAGGGCTGACTAGTGCATACCTCCCCCTGTCTGCCACTGCTGTGCGTAAAGAAATCTATGAGGCATTCAAAGACAACAGCGATGATTACGGTCATTTTCGCCATGTGAATACCTTTGGTGGCAATCCGGCTTCATGTGCACTGGCGCTGCGCAATCTTGAGATTATTGAGCAGGAGAAGCTGGTAGAGCGTGCAGAGCTTTTGGGCAAAAGACTGAACGTTGAGTTCACCGATTTACTGGATCATAAGCTTGTGGGTGATGTCCGCAGCTTTGGCTTGGTGACAGGGATTGAACTCGTTGAAGATAAAGTTAGCAAGAAGCCGGTTGATCTGAATATCGTTAAAGGCATCATTGCTGAATGCAAATCTAAAGGACTTATCATTGGCAAAAATGGTGATACCGTAGCTGGGTTCAACAATGTGCTTACCTTCGCTCCGCCGCTTTCCTCGACAGATGAAGATGTGGATTTTATTATCGATACTTTTAAAGCTGTGCTGAACGGGGGCTGGGCAAAGTGATTTTGTCTGGATACAGGAATTGATAGGCGCGTAGGGCGACCTGAATGGAGATTCGGTTCTCTGGCTGCATGAAATCTTCGCCCAGCAGCTCTGTTATTTTGTCGAGACGATAATACAGTGATTGCCTGACGATGAATAGATTTCGGGCGGCAATTTGTTTGGAACCGTCATGATCCAGATAGACACGTAGCGTGAGAAGCAGCTCGCTGCCTTTGGATTGGTCATGGTCGATTAGTGGGCCGAGATAGCTACGAATGAAGGTCTGCAACGTTTTCCCGTCGTTTAGACTCAGCAGCAACTGGAATACGCCAAGCTCTTCGTAGAAGAGCAGTGACTTCTGGTAACAGGAGTATAGCGACAAAGCTTGCAGGGCTTCTTGATAACCGGAATAGGCCTGTTTCAGGCGCTTATGCGATTTGCTCACTCCGATGACAAGCTGCAAATCCTTGAGCCTCTCGTCGGAGCGGATGTTCTGAAGGGCCTCAAGTGCTTGCTGAAGCCGCAGTTTTCCGGGCATTTTAGATTGAATGTCGAGTGCGATGACAGTAAGGCGATTGTTCTTAAGGGTGATCAGCGGACGTAAAGAATATTTCTCGAAGATGGAACGCAGGATGAGCGAAAGGTGGAAGGTGATTGATTCCCATTCGTTCTCCGAGCTGTTCCATTTTACGTCTCTGGGGTTCTTGATTTCTATAAGGCACACTCGGTAAGGGAGTTCGTTGACCACGTTGAAATTGGAGCCGATTAGACCCTTCAGGCGGTTGTCATCCTCAATGCGACCATTGATCAGCTCGTCGACCCATAGATTTTCCGAAAAAAGCTTGCGTTCCTCCATATACCGAGTACGCAGCAGCTCCTGAGCAATAGACAGAGAGGCGGAATCCAGCAGCAGACAGTCAAATTCCTGTGGCTTGTGATTGCATACCATCAGGATGTAAGCCCAGGTCTGATCCAGCGCGCCCACAGGCTTAATAGCAATCGTCTTCTGTCCATATTCTCGAGTGTAAGGAGCGGTGTCTGGTTGAATGCCTTCCATCTCGTCACCGAAGGCAGTGAAGAAATTCAGTAGAGGAGCTTGCTCTTCGGGCGAGAGTGCCGGGAAGAATAAGGGTTTGCCTTGCAGCTGCATATAGACGATTTGTGTGCGGGTGCTTTTACATAATAATTGCAGCACCTTCACTGTTCCTTGTGAGGTCAACGTCAGGCGGTGAAATTCACGCGAGATTTTTTCGAGTTCTTGCAGCATCCGGTGATGCCGATTGATGATGATGGAGTGGAGGTCCAGTGTGATATCTACAAAGCGAACCGTACGGGTAAATATGATCAGCGGAAAATCATTTGTGTTAGCTAAGTCGATCATTTCTTGCGGGATGATGCTGAAGTACGTACCTAGCTCAATACATAGGCAAGCCGCATTTTTATCAATTAAGTTCTGCATAAATTCCAAGGAGGAAGGCAGATCAACACTTGCACCAATCCCCGTAGTCAGTATCATCTCTTCCCCGTGGATTAGAGTCTCAAAGTTGGCACTTTCCAGCACATGCACCCAACGTATAGCACGGCTCAAGCCGCTTTTGCCACCGATGACCGCGGCTTCTGCGAATAGTGGTCTTTTTAAAGCGTCATGAATGGTTAATACAAGCTCCCAATCCATAGTTATTCCCCCTCGCTCTCTGTACTCTGCCCGCTGTTTACGCCTTGTCATTCTCAGCCTATTCTCACACGTAAAAAATACAGTTTTGAAATTAGACAAAGTGTCTAATGCAACGAAAATTCAAAATGACTATAGTTTGATTAATGGATGTCAGTATATATAACCTGAATGGGGAGAAAGTGGAGAGAAAATTTCTATTAATGCTTATTTTACTACAATAATTCAAAGATGTAAGCAAAATAATTAGAAACAAACTGAAATAATGTTATGTTATATAACGTTAATATGAAAAATTACCCATAAGGAGGAACTATTGATGAATCATTCTCCGCTAACAGCATTTACACCAGATATGTTCATGCGTAACTTCGCCGAGGCTGAGCCGCCTTTGACCCATAAGGGTGCCATTGATGAGTCCAATCGCTGTCTATATTGCTATGATGCCCCTTGTATAAAAGCCTGTCCGACCA
This window of the Paenibacillus sp. FSL R10-2734 genome carries:
- a CDS encoding CoA-acylating methylmalonate-semialdehyde dehydrogenase, yielding MSLLVTQAERVKNYVNGAWVESSSGRDEEVYNPATGEVIAYVPISSKEELDTAVEAAAVAFQSWKRVAVPRRARYFFQYQQLLVAHWNELAELITLENGKSLEEAQGEVQRGIECVEFAAGIPTLMMGSQLPDIATGIESGMYRYPLGVVGGIAPFNFPMMVPCWMFPLAIACGNTFVLKPSERTPLLVNRLAELFAEAGFPSGVLNIVHGAHEVVNGLLEHDEVKAISFVGSQPVAEYVYKTGTAQGKRVQALAGAKNHSIVLPDAELDNAVKNIIAAAFGSAGERCMACSVVVVHEAIADELVGRLTAAADELEIGNGADDGVFLGPVIRQSNKDRTLYYIETGEAEAAKLVRDGRKDAATGGAGYFIGPTIFDHVQPGMAIWRDEIFAPVLSVIRVKSLSEAIAVTNQSPFANGACIYTDSAKAIREFREEIDAGMLGVNLGVPAPMAFFPFSGYKKSFYGDLHANGRDGVEFYTRKKMITARY
- a CDS encoding aspartate aminotransferase family protein, coding for MQSLGNDSELAVNKDQKYLWHNITPYSEKNPPMIAASASGSWVTDIQGNTFLDGMSGLWCVNVGYGRKELAEAAYNQLLTLPYFPLTQSHLPAIALAEKLNEWLDDDYVIFFSNSGSEANEAAFKMARQYQQQIGQHYRHKFISRYRGYHGSSLGALSATGQAQRKYKYEPLTGGFLHVAPPDSYRRPAGMSVEEFNLQCAQSIEDTMIWEGVETVAAVIMEPVITGGGVIVPHQVYLDRVQEICRKHGVLLIIDEVICGFGRSGRKFGHHNYNVKPDIVTMAKGLTSAYLPLSATAVRKEIYEAFKDNSDDYGHFRHVNTFGGNPASCALALRNLEIIEQEKLVERAELLGKRLNVEFTDLLDHKLVGDVRSFGLVTGIELVEDKVSKKPVDLNIVKGIIAECKSKGLIIGKNGDTVAGFNNVLTFAPPLSSTDEDVDFIIDTFKAVLNGGWAK
- a CDS encoding PucR family transcriptional regulator ligand-binding domain-containing protein, with amino-acid sequence MDWELVLTIHDALKRPLFAEAAVIGGKSGLSRAIRWVHVLESANFETLIHGEEMILTTGIGASVDLPSSLEFMQNLIDKNAACLCIELGTYFSIIPQEMIDLANTNDFPLIIFTRTVRFVDITLDLHSIIINRHHRMLQELEKISREFHRLTLTSQGTVKVLQLLCKSTRTQIVYMQLQGKPLFFPALSPEEQAPLLNFFTAFGDEMEGIQPDTAPYTREYGQKTIAIKPVGALDQTWAYILMVCNHKPQEFDCLLLDSASLSIAQELLRTRYMEERKLFSENLWVDELINGRIEDDNRLKGLIGSNFNVVNELPYRVCLIEIKNPRDVKWNSSENEWESITFHLSLILRSIFEKYSLRPLITLKNNRLTVIALDIQSKMPGKLRLQQALEALQNIRSDERLKDLQLVIGVSKSHKRLKQAYSGYQEALQALSLYSCYQKSLLFYEELGVFQLLLSLNDGKTLQTFIRSYLGPLIDHDQSKGSELLLTLRVYLDHDGSKQIAARNLFIVRQSLYYRLDKITELLGEDFMQPENRISIQVALRAYQFLYPDKITLPSPRSAQL